A DNA window from Acetomicrobium sp. S15 = DSM 107314 contains the following coding sequences:
- a CDS encoding SDH family Clp fold serine proteinase — MRRKKRTRPNSARKGSKRGSGWSRVITLIHRQESVGFLGMFARNFINIEDSEEVLRAIRLTPKDMP, encoded by the coding sequence GAAAAGAACGAGGCCGAATTCCGCCCGGAAAGGGTCAAAACGCGGCTCGGGTTGGAGCCGTGTAATCACTTTGATCCACAGACAGGAAAGCGTCGGCTTTCTGGGCATGTTCGCCAGGAACTTCATAAACATCGAGGATTCGGAAGAGGTGCTGCGAGCCATACGGCTGACCCCTAAGGATATGCCC